The genome window GTCTTCTCCTGACAACGACACTCTGAATGCGGCGAATATCACCTCTCAatctccggccagtgctgtcGCCGAACTTCTTAGGAAACAAATGTTCGGTGGAACCacagaggcctcggatccaCGTCTACTTGCCCTTACTGGTCttttagccagttctaccaaggaacaAGCATCCTTCCGATCTCGATCTCGTGAAGAGCTTGGGAAtacaatcagggagatgcttctgatggtaagttatttttccatttctcttttggttttctttatttctttcttttgacggttgttcttttgtgttaggtgacgggcctctttatggaggtggacgctcgggaccactctctccgggagtctgtGGATCGCCGGATTGAAGAAGCGCGCTTGGAGGAGAATATATCTGCCACCAGCGATGCCAGAGGCAATCTCTTAGCTGCCCGAGAGCATACCCAATCCCTCCAGGCGGAGTTGCATTCTGCGTTGGAGgcccttaaaagagctgaaggaAGGGCAACTGAGACAGAGGAGCACACCAAGTCCCTGGAAGTAGAGTTatctcgtactcgcagggttctcaaggagtctgatgagagggtgGCTGCCGTGGAAGTTCGTTGTGAAGGagttttaaagcagctgtcctctatgacggagGCTCTTCGGGAAAGAGACGAGGCTATGAGTCAAAGAAAtgaggtccagcgccaatatgaagccttaaaggctgattctgaAGGACTTCAGGTTCACCTGAATGAGGTGAATGTTCAGAAAGAGAaagccctagctcgggtggaagtccttgagcaggagctgagcacgagttctgaacgtatcagagacctggcttcatcggcggaGGAATTCCAACTTCGCCATCAACAGCttaaccatgaagtcaggactttggaacgtaaatgttcagccctgctcgaggtaGTGAAACACGCTGAAAGCAAAGTCCAGCTAGAACGCGAGAAATGtctagcggagtatcaggagtcggaggagctgaaaagaaagattgagcaggcctgtgaagcttacCTTCAAGACTACAAGGATTCCCCTGAGTTGAAGGCatttatagctgaggcctgtgaatcACATCTTGATGAATATAAAGCCTCTGCAGACATGAAAGCTGCTGTTCTTCAGAAAGCCTTCCGTATGTACGTAACCGGCTACAATCGCGGCATAAGGGAAGCTAGAcatgctcctgatactcctctggaaaagcttcgtatggccgaagtggactctgatggcgagccggtgttatatggggaagatgatttccctatgcctaGAGGTGATTGTCGCGTTGTAGGCTCGTCAGCTGTGTCTTCTGAAGAAGAATCCGAGCCGGATGGGGAGGACATGGAAGTCCCTGAATCTGAAGAAGGCGACCCCGATTCTGAAGGGGAAGACCTTAACCCAGGGTTGGAGATTGCCCCGGTTGTTGATATTGAGAAATCTGACCCAAAGGATACCGGGCTTCCTTCAGATATGATTGTAAATAAAAATAGTGTAGGCGAGGATGTTCTTAAAAatgtaagtcccttaaggactATTTTCCCTTCAACCTCGTcagataaatagattgtaatagcCATTTCTCTCAAtggaattttaatttctttttacttgAATTACTTATTGTTTTTCATATATCTTGGAATTTATCTCTTCTTTTCGTAATTGTAATACTTACACTGTATAAGCTTTTTCCGAACTGAACTAGCCTTTAGTTATGAGCTCGGTTCTCAGCTAATTGTCTGAGCTTATGAGAAGTCCGATCACATACCTTTTAATGGTACTTAGCTGGGCTTCCTTTTTAGTTCTGACTTGTCAGGAAATGAAGCTGAGGTCCTTTCTTCCCAAGTTGCCCCTTTGCCTCCTCAACCTTTCATTACATGAGtgttgagggggtaaatccttaaACTCTGTATATGTTTGTGTGggcttattttaaataattttttcctttttccttggTTATGAGCTCGGATGTCTATTTATGGCGAACTGACTCGAGTTATGAGCACAGTCCttcagcttttttttttttttttttatccgaGCTGAGAGCTCGGCTCTTCACTCTTCACTTAGGCTTTTACACCTATGGCCTGTGATGCTTCTCATACCCCTGGGTGTCTTCCAGGCTATTTGCTGTCTAGACCTCTTTGTAAGCTGAGCCAGCTTAGCGTCAGCGATCACTTTTTAAGTTCAGTGCCTTTTGGCTATAGTGCTCCGAGCTCCTTCGGGAGATCGGAGTTTGGCCTTTCTTTGAtgcctttggactcatctttttgtgaggtcggaactgtatttttatgaattgtccctgcatatgatatgGGGAATTTTTGCTTAAGGATGGCCTTAAGGCCTTCATCAgctgtttttgctttgttttcccgggagttcttaggggatcccggtcttcttttatttttccgggatggcctcggggcctcgccggttgtttgtgctccaagagatcttacgagatcctggctatttttgttccggggtgacctcggggccccgccggctgtttgtgctccaggagatctcacgagatcctggtcgtttttgttccggggtgacctcggggccccgccggctgtttgtgctccaggaaatctcacgagatcctggtcgtttttgttccggggtgacctcggggccccgccggctgtttgtactccaggagatctcacgagatcctgatcgtttttgttccggggtgacctcgaggccccgccggctgtttgtgctccaggagatctcacgggatcctggtcgtttttgttccggggtgacctcggggccccgccggctgtttgtgctccaggagatctcacgagatcctggtcgtttttgttccggggtgacctcggggccccgccggctgtttgtgctccaggagatctcacgagatcctggtcgtttttgttccggggtgacctcggggccccgccggctgtttgtctTCTCAGTTTGGTTCATGGTGTCAGGAAATCTAGGGGATCCTGTacacctacctccctgaggtcttgttCCTCTAAGGGGTC of Manihot esculenta cultivar AM560-2 unplaced genomic scaffold, M.esculenta_v8 Scaffold60, whole genome shotgun sequence contains these proteins:
- the LOC122722594 gene encoding STE20-like serine/threonine-protein kinase encodes the protein MEEIRYPKNLVLSRDNMHAIFDALRAGRSVPEVAAEVAQVASSKKVSRPPAKASSRDPKPSSRGTKSSRLSSRGKSALTIKPIEEPKSAQASSEGVREISLAIVEQTEVVEQAQLGLAHSSEEVSGGKFRSPITEDKEASGKGKEIILIEDKVPEVPITDVSAPAETGSGSGGIIEKTGDKRPAPPEMSAPPPARKKSRAAKGSSPALPSIGKEKNVPIVPLLSSPDNDTLNAANITSQSPASAVAELLRKQMFGGTTEASDPRLLALTGLLASSTKEQASFRSRSREELGNTIREMLLMVTGLFMEVDARDHSLRESVDRRIEEARLEENISATSDARGNLLAAREHTQSLQAELHSALEALKRAEGRATETEEHTKSLEVELSRTRRVLKESDERVAAVEVRCEGVLKQLSSMTEALRERDEAMSQRNEVQRQYEALKADSEGLQVHLNEVNVQKEKALARVEVLEQELSTSSERIRDLASSAEEFQLRHQQLNHEVRTLERKCSALLEVVKHAESKVQLEREKCLAEYQESEELKRKIEQACEAYLQDYKDSPELKAFIAEACESHLDEYKASADMKAAVLQKAFRMYVTGYNRGIREARHAPDTPLEKLRMAEVDSDGEPVLYGEDDFPMPRGDCRVVGSSAVSSEEESEPDGEDMEVPESEEGDPDSEGEDLNPGLEIAPVVDIEKSDPKDTGLPSDMIVNKNSVGEDVLKNVSPLRTIFPSTSSDK